Proteins from a single region of Mumia flava:
- a CDS encoding acyl-CoA carboxylase subunit beta: MTHIGTEISPTHHRARLAERRRERLHRIEPRGRREYTARERAEMFVDAGSFVEMTPLRTDGNGKGAGVVIGWGRIDGRGVVVISHDAAVASGAIGAIFAETVQKAQRHAIDHGFPIVYINDSGGARIHDGIFALHGCGGIFALNVEAQQRVPQISLILGPCAGAAAYSPALTDWTIMVKEQGQMFLTGPEIVKAATGEDASADEIGGSGMHTETSGVAHLEVTSEREAFHAARLLLSYLPSHVGAPMPDLEPRRPDPVAAERLPYVVPDKASVVFDMHQVIDGVLDGGPRLELMPAHGTSILTVFGHLDGRPVGVLANQPGARGGILDAKSSVKAARFVEFCTRFGLPVITLVDVPGFLPGTVEESRGVITHGAKLLKAYAEATSPLLTVIVRKAYGGAYIAMGSKSLGADYSWAWSGAEIAVMGPGGAVALLHRRALRDSDQPEALRDELAAEYRENVARPYLAAEAGIVDDVILPEETRDRLVDALATLSQPAPRTQAYPQAGGARAQR; encoded by the coding sequence TTGACCCACATCGGCACGGAGATCTCCCCCACTCATCACCGCGCCCGGCTGGCCGAGCGCAGGCGCGAGCGCCTGCACCGGATCGAGCCACGAGGCCGCCGCGAGTACACCGCTCGTGAGCGCGCCGAGATGTTCGTGGACGCGGGGTCGTTCGTCGAGATGACCCCCCTGCGCACCGACGGCAACGGCAAGGGTGCCGGCGTCGTGATCGGCTGGGGTCGCATCGACGGCCGCGGTGTCGTCGTGATCAGCCACGACGCCGCCGTCGCATCCGGCGCGATCGGCGCGATCTTCGCCGAGACGGTCCAGAAGGCCCAGCGCCACGCCATCGACCACGGGTTCCCGATCGTCTACATCAACGACTCCGGCGGCGCGCGGATCCATGACGGGATCTTCGCCCTGCACGGCTGCGGCGGCATCTTCGCGCTGAACGTCGAGGCCCAGCAGCGGGTCCCGCAGATCTCGCTGATCCTCGGCCCCTGCGCCGGCGCCGCGGCGTACTCCCCTGCCCTGACCGACTGGACGATCATGGTCAAGGAGCAGGGGCAGATGTTCCTGACCGGGCCCGAGATCGTCAAGGCGGCGACGGGCGAGGACGCCAGCGCCGACGAGATCGGCGGCTCGGGGATGCACACGGAGACCAGCGGGGTCGCGCACCTCGAGGTCACCAGCGAGCGCGAGGCGTTCCACGCGGCGCGGCTGCTGCTCTCGTACCTGCCGTCGCACGTCGGCGCCCCGATGCCCGACCTCGAGCCGCGCCGGCCCGACCCGGTCGCCGCCGAGCGGCTGCCGTACGTCGTGCCGGACAAGGCCAGCGTCGTCTTCGACATGCACCAGGTGATCGACGGCGTCCTCGACGGCGGTCCGCGCCTGGAGCTGATGCCGGCGCACGGGACGAGCATCCTCACCGTGTTCGGCCACCTCGACGGACGCCCGGTCGGTGTCCTGGCCAACCAGCCCGGCGCCCGCGGCGGCATCCTCGATGCGAAGTCGTCGGTGAAGGCGGCACGGTTCGTCGAGTTCTGCACCCGCTTCGGGCTGCCGGTCATCACCCTCGTCGACGTCCCCGGCTTCCTGCCCGGCACCGTCGAGGAGTCGCGCGGCGTCATCACGCACGGCGCCAAGCTGCTCAAGGCCTACGCCGAGGCGACCTCGCCGCTGCTCACCGTGATCGTGCGCAAGGCGTACGGGGGCGCGTACATCGCGATGGGGTCGAAGTCCCTGGGCGCCGACTACTCGTGGGCCTGGTCCGGAGCCGAGATCGCCGTGATGGGACCCGGCGGCGCGGTCGCGCTGCTCCACCGGCGTGCGCTGCGTGACTCCGACCAGCCCGAGGCGCTGCGCGACGAGCTCGCCGCGGAGTACCGCGAGAACGTCGCCCGCCCGTACCTCGCCGCCGAGGCCGGGATCGTCGACGACGTGATCCTTCCGGAGGAGACCCGCGACCGGCTCGTCGACGCGCTCGCGACCCTGTCGCAGCCGGCGCCGCGCACGCAGGCGTACCCGCAGGCCGGGGGTGCGCGTGCACAGCGCTAA
- a CDS encoding FAD-dependent oxidoreductase has product MAYAVTQSCCNDASCVSVCPVNCIHPTPDERAATGLLDVEMVYIDPASCIDCGACADACPVSAIVPTDLLRGPDTIFADLNRAYYEQNPTSATWDSLSFPTTVPQGYGELRVAIVGTGPSAAYAARSLLHTTPARITMIDRLPVAGGLLRSGVAPDHPATKGVDSMFGWTYDHPRVSTMLNVEVGRDVTHAELAAHHDAVLYAVGAAQDRPLGIEGEELPGSVSASALVAWYNAQPDREHPAIDLSAERAVVVGNGNVALDVARVLLTDPDGLARTDVADHALAALRRSRVREVVVMARRGPDDAAYSRGELIGLCSTPGLEVVVEDDPVTAAAIDGAADGSKAALLRDLPRVVLDAAGPAGGSAGGPPGGSVHGSAGRRVVLSFFRAPERIEGPDRVTALATRPTGAAASQAAGAAAGHGAPLRTGLVVRAIGYRGTPIPDLPFDESSGTVPNDAGRVLGPDGGPQPGTYVVGWIKRGPTGGIGANRTCAEETVKALVEDASAGRLVPPVGSVGAFASLVRRRTDVVGRRRMQAIDRAERARGSEQGRPRRKFPTVAELLGAAPARTGPRKRAS; this is encoded by the coding sequence ATGGCCTACGCCGTCACCCAGAGCTGCTGCAACGACGCGTCGTGCGTGTCGGTGTGCCCGGTCAACTGCATCCATCCCACGCCCGACGAGCGCGCCGCGACGGGCCTGCTCGACGTCGAGATGGTCTACATCGACCCCGCCAGCTGCATCGACTGCGGCGCGTGCGCCGACGCGTGCCCGGTCAGCGCCATCGTGCCGACCGACCTGCTGCGCGGGCCGGACACGATCTTCGCCGACCTGAACCGCGCGTACTACGAGCAGAACCCCACCTCCGCGACCTGGGACTCGCTGTCGTTCCCGACCACGGTCCCGCAGGGGTACGGCGAGCTGCGGGTCGCGATCGTCGGCACCGGTCCCTCCGCTGCGTACGCAGCACGCAGCCTGCTGCACACCACCCCGGCGCGGATCACGATGATCGACCGGCTCCCGGTCGCCGGTGGTCTGCTGCGCTCCGGCGTCGCCCCGGACCACCCGGCGACGAAGGGCGTCGACAGCATGTTCGGCTGGACGTACGACCACCCGCGCGTCTCGACGATGCTGAACGTCGAGGTCGGACGCGACGTCACGCACGCGGAGCTGGCCGCGCACCACGACGCCGTCCTGTACGCGGTGGGGGCCGCGCAAGACCGGCCGCTGGGCATCGAGGGCGAGGAGCTCCCGGGCAGCGTCTCCGCGTCGGCTCTCGTCGCCTGGTACAACGCCCAGCCCGACCGCGAGCACCCGGCGATCGACCTGAGCGCGGAGCGCGCCGTGGTCGTCGGCAACGGCAACGTCGCACTCGACGTGGCCCGCGTCCTCCTGACGGATCCTGACGGGCTCGCACGCACCGACGTCGCCGACCACGCGCTCGCCGCGCTGCGCCGCAGCCGGGTCCGGGAGGTCGTCGTGATGGCACGGCGCGGTCCGGACGACGCCGCATACAGCCGCGGCGAGCTGATCGGCCTGTGCAGCACACCGGGGCTCGAGGTCGTCGTGGAGGACGACCCGGTGACCGCTGCTGCGATCGACGGTGCGGCCGACGGGTCGAAGGCGGCGCTGCTGCGGGACCTGCCGCGGGTCGTGCTCGACGCCGCGGGGCCGGCGGGCGGTTCGGCGGGCGGTCCGCCGGGCGGGTCGGTGCACGGTTCGGCGGGCCGCCGCGTCGTGCTGTCGTTCTTCCGCGCTCCGGAGCGGATCGAGGGCCCGGACCGGGTGACGGCACTCGCGACGCGACCCACGGGCGCTGCGGCGAGCCAGGCCGCGGGGGCGGCCGCCGGCCACGGCGCCCCGCTGCGTACGGGTCTGGTCGTCCGCGCGATCGGCTACCGCGGGACCCCGATCCCGGATCTCCCGTTCGACGAGTCCAGCGGCACGGTCCCGAACGACGCGGGCCGCGTTCTCGGACCGGACGGCGGTCCTCAGCCCGGCACGTACGTCGTGGGCTGGATCAAGCGGGGACCGACCGGCGGGATCGGCGCCAACCGCACGTGTGCGGAGGAGACCGTGAAGGCGTTGGTGGAGGACGCCTCTGCGGGTCGGCTGGTCCCGCCGGTCGGTTCCGTGGGCGCGTTCGCGTCGTTGGTGCGGCGGCGGACCGATGTGGTCGGGCGCCGCCGGATGCAGGCGATCGACCGGGCCGAGCGCGCCCGCGGCTCGGAGCAGGGTCGGCCACGGAGGAAGTTCCCGACGGTGGCGGAGCTGCTCGGCGCCGCACCCGCCCGTACGGGGCCGCGCAAGCGAGCGTCGTAA
- a CDS encoding biotin/lipoyl-binding carrier protein — MHSAKAEIVANVWKLVAHEGQVVEHGDVVAVLESMKMEIPVHAGVDGVVRRIVVNEGQIVQEGDTIAEIG, encoded by the coding sequence GTGCACAGCGCTAAGGCCGAGATCGTCGCCAACGTCTGGAAGCTCGTCGCGCACGAGGGCCAGGTGGTCGAGCACGGTGACGTCGTCGCGGTGCTCGAGTCGATGAAGATGGAGATCCCGGTGCACGCCGGGGTCGACGGCGTGGTCCGCAGGATCGTCGTGAACGAGGGCCAGATCGTCCAGGAGGGCGACACCATCGCCGAGATCGGCTGA
- a CDS encoding AMP-binding protein, with amino-acid sequence MFFPLTVRDFLDRATTVYPDRVGVVDEPDQPAPSWGEVSYAEVGRRARSQAAFLDSLGVARGGRVAIVSQNAARLLTSFFGVSGWGRILVPVNFRLAPAEVRYIVEHSGAEVLMVDPELRGLLDEVDAKHTFVLGESDDEMWTTTATPEPWDGDEGATATINYTSGTTARPKGVQMTHRNLWTNATVFGWQASVSDRDVYLHTLPMFHANGWGMPFSVTGMGAQHIVIRKIDGAEILRRVERHGVTFMCAAPAVVQAVLDAAKTWDGEIPGRDRVRIIVAGAPPPTRTIEQVRSELGWEFIQIYGLTETAPLLTMSRMRSEWEDLEPLEQARLLGRAGAPAVGVRIMVDDTGEVLAQSNHNLEAYWENPEATAASLADNWFHTGDGGTYEDGHLTIADRKKDVIISGGENVTSIEVEDALMLHPAVREVAVIGIPDEKWGELVTALIVLDPEAGEVTAEDLVAHTRQHLAGYKCPKRIEFRDELARTATGKLQKFKLRQPYWEGHDRQVH; translated from the coding sequence ATGTTCTTCCCGCTCACCGTCCGCGACTTCCTCGACCGCGCGACCACGGTCTATCCCGACCGGGTCGGCGTCGTCGACGAGCCCGACCAGCCCGCCCCGTCGTGGGGCGAGGTGTCGTACGCCGAGGTCGGGCGCCGCGCCCGTTCGCAGGCGGCGTTCCTCGACAGCCTCGGCGTCGCCCGCGGCGGACGGGTCGCGATCGTCTCGCAGAACGCCGCGCGGCTGCTCACCTCGTTCTTCGGCGTGTCCGGCTGGGGCCGGATCCTGGTCCCCGTGAACTTCCGCCTCGCGCCCGCCGAGGTGCGCTACATCGTCGAGCACAGCGGCGCCGAGGTCCTCATGGTCGACCCGGAGCTGCGCGGGCTGCTCGACGAGGTCGACGCGAAGCACACGTTCGTGCTGGGCGAGTCCGACGACGAGATGTGGACGACGACCGCCACGCCGGAGCCGTGGGACGGCGACGAGGGCGCGACCGCGACGATCAACTACACCTCCGGCACGACCGCGCGGCCCAAGGGCGTGCAGATGACGCACCGCAACCTGTGGACCAATGCGACCGTGTTCGGGTGGCAGGCCTCGGTCAGCGACCGTGACGTCTACCTGCACACCCTGCCGATGTTCCACGCGAACGGCTGGGGCATGCCGTTCTCCGTGACCGGGATGGGCGCCCAGCACATCGTGATCCGCAAGATCGACGGGGCCGAGATCCTCCGCCGGGTCGAGCGGCACGGCGTGACGTTCATGTGCGCCGCACCTGCCGTCGTCCAGGCGGTCCTCGATGCCGCGAAGACGTGGGACGGCGAGATCCCCGGCCGGGACCGGGTCCGGATCATCGTCGCCGGCGCCCCGCCGCCGACCCGCACGATCGAGCAGGTCCGCAGCGAGCTGGGCTGGGAGTTCATCCAGATCTACGGCCTCACCGAGACCGCGCCGCTGCTCACGATGAGCCGGATGCGCTCGGAGTGGGAGGACCTCGAGCCGCTCGAGCAGGCCCGGCTCCTCGGGCGCGCGGGTGCTCCGGCCGTCGGCGTCCGGATCATGGTCGACGACACCGGGGAGGTGCTCGCGCAGTCCAACCACAACCTCGAGGCGTACTGGGAGAACCCGGAGGCGACCGCCGCCTCGCTCGCGGACAACTGGTTCCACACCGGGGACGGCGGCACGTACGAGGACGGCCACCTCACGATCGCGGACCGTAAGAAGGACGTGATCATCTCCGGCGGCGAGAACGTCACCTCGATCGAGGTCGAGGACGCGCTCATGCTGCACCCGGCCGTACGGGAGGTCGCGGTGATCGGGATCCCGGACGAGAAGTGGGGTGAGCTCGTGACCGCGCTGATCGTGCTCGATCCCGAGGCCGGCGAGGTGACCGCCGAGGATCTCGTCGCGCACACCCGCCAGCACCTCGCGGGCTACAAGTGCCCGAAGCGGATCGAGTTCCGCGACGAGCTCGCGCGGACGGCGACGGGCAAGCTCCAGAAGTTCAAGCTGCGGCAGCCGTACTGGGAGGGTCACGACCGCCAGGTGCACTGA
- a CDS encoding type IV toxin-antitoxin system AbiEi family antitoxin domain-containing protein, whose translation MEAIERLASLNGGYIRTGQLLRAEISPRAIARMVHDGDLRRVRHGTYALAPTYDALPGIARYLVAAHSVLDKLRALGQDVAGSHLTACTAHGFELLRVPGLIDVTRLDGRSGRKVAGVTYHRGRLDPAEVVSVVGRPMTDPVRAAVEGATLLEVEPASVLIWSAVRTDGGLAPYEAVRTAAHEQFRHWDGIDVARTAVDIADPRCESVGEVRSLYLFWRFGFPRPAAQQWIYTADGDLVGRVDFLWDDVGLVGEFDGLLKYGRLRPDAEEEPGDIVTSEKLREDALRRLGLEVVRITWSDLDPSNAAATAAYVQQKFNDARAIQRRRTYVARSEPL comes from the coding sequence ATGGAGGCCATCGAGCGACTCGCGTCCCTCAACGGCGGCTACATCCGAACAGGCCAGCTGCTGCGCGCCGAGATCAGCCCTCGTGCGATTGCGCGCATGGTCCATGACGGTGACCTCCGCAGGGTGCGGCACGGCACGTACGCCCTCGCGCCGACGTACGACGCCCTTCCGGGGATCGCGCGATACCTGGTTGCGGCGCACTCGGTGCTCGACAAGCTCCGAGCCCTCGGCCAGGACGTCGCCGGTTCTCACCTCACGGCATGCACGGCCCACGGGTTCGAGCTGCTGCGGGTTCCGGGGCTGATCGACGTCACGCGGCTCGATGGGCGGTCTGGCCGGAAGGTCGCGGGGGTCACGTATCACCGCGGGCGGCTCGATCCCGCCGAGGTCGTGTCAGTCGTCGGTCGCCCGATGACCGACCCGGTCCGCGCTGCCGTGGAGGGCGCGACCCTGCTGGAGGTGGAGCCCGCCTCGGTCCTGATCTGGTCTGCGGTACGCACGGACGGCGGGCTCGCGCCGTACGAAGCAGTTCGGACGGCGGCGCACGAGCAGTTCCGGCACTGGGACGGCATCGATGTCGCCCGTACGGCCGTCGACATCGCGGACCCGCGGTGCGAGAGCGTCGGCGAAGTGCGGAGTCTTTATCTCTTCTGGCGGTTCGGGTTCCCTCGCCCTGCGGCGCAGCAGTGGATCTACACCGCAGACGGCGACCTCGTCGGGCGGGTCGACTTCCTGTGGGATGACGTGGGCCTGGTCGGGGAGTTCGACGGGCTCCTGAAGTACGGGCGCTTGCGCCCCGACGCGGAGGAGGAGCCGGGCGACATCGTGACGTCGGAGAAGCTCCGCGAGGACGCATTGCGACGCCTCGGTCTGGAGGTCGTCCGCATCACCTGGAGCGACCTGGATCCATCGAACGCGGCCGCGACAGCAGCGTACGTGCAGCAGAAGTTCAACGATGCCCGGGCGATTCAGCGGCGTCGTACGTACGTCGCGCGTTCCGAACCCCTCTAG
- a CDS encoding holo-ACP synthase, whose protein sequence is MTVLGVGVDLVHVPTFAEQLAVPGTRFERAFTPGERGDARGTPSERARHLAARWAAKEAVVKAWSASLYGSPPVVREDVHAAIEVVKDAWDRPRIVLHAPVRDHLASAALHLSLSHDGDYAVAYVVLSG, encoded by the coding sequence GTGACCGTCCTGGGCGTCGGGGTGGACCTGGTTCACGTCCCGACGTTCGCCGAACAGCTCGCCGTGCCGGGAACCCGGTTCGAGCGGGCGTTCACCCCGGGCGAGCGGGGTGACGCGCGCGGAACTCCCTCCGAGCGTGCGCGTCACCTCGCTGCGCGATGGGCGGCCAAGGAGGCCGTCGTGAAGGCCTGGTCGGCCTCGCTGTACGGGTCGCCGCCCGTGGTCCGCGAGGACGTCCACGCTGCGATCGAGGTCGTCAAGGACGCGTGGGACCGGCCCCGGATCGTGCTGCACGCCCCGGTGCGGGACCACCTCGCGTCCGCCGCGCTGCACCTGTCGCTGTCGCACGACGGCGACTACGCGGTCGCGTACGTGGTGCTGTCGGGCTGA
- a CDS encoding TetR/AcrR family transcriptional regulator — MTVEILEPRRRPTQERSQKKFDLVLQTAREVLLDVGFESFTLEEVANRAEIPIGTIYQFFQNKYVVVCELDRVDAVAVRAEMARLAAELPTLDWPRLLDQLLDHIAALWVTDPSRRAVWLAVQSTPGTRATAAVTERELAADVAHVLAPLTPKTPRERRKIMAEVLVHVTYSMLNFSIRDGQEHAEAVIELKRLLASYLLAAEAHP; from the coding sequence GTGACCGTCGAGATCCTCGAGCCGCGGCGCCGCCCGACCCAGGAGCGGAGCCAGAAGAAGTTCGACCTCGTGCTGCAGACCGCGCGCGAGGTGCTGCTCGACGTCGGCTTCGAGTCCTTCACGCTCGAGGAGGTCGCGAACCGCGCCGAGATCCCGATCGGCACGATCTACCAGTTCTTCCAGAACAAGTACGTCGTCGTCTGCGAGCTCGATCGCGTCGACGCCGTCGCGGTCCGTGCCGAGATGGCCCGCCTGGCCGCCGAGCTCCCCACCCTCGACTGGCCCCGGCTCCTCGACCAGCTGCTCGACCACATCGCGGCCCTGTGGGTGACCGACCCGTCGCGGCGCGCGGTCTGGCTCGCCGTCCAGTCGACTCCGGGCACGCGTGCGACCGCCGCCGTGACCGAGCGCGAGCTCGCGGCCGACGTCGCGCACGTCCTGGCGCCGCTGACGCCGAAGACCCCGCGCGAGCGCCGCAAGATCATGGCCGAGGTCCTGGTCCACGTCACGTACTCCATGCTCAACTTCTCGATCCGCGACGGCCAGGAGCACGCCGAGGCCGTGATCGAGCTCAAGCGGCTGCTCGCCTCGTACCTCCTCGCCGCCGAGGCGCATCCCTGA